The following proteins come from a genomic window of Gossypium raimondii isolate GPD5lz chromosome 5, ASM2569854v1, whole genome shotgun sequence:
- the LOC105768975 gene encoding pleiotropic drug resistance protein 1: protein METGDILKASNSLRGSLRAGSLRSGSSSVWRNSAVDVFSRSSREEDDEEALKWAAIERLPTVARLRKGILTSSQGGANEIDIANLGWQERRTILERLVKVADEDNERFLWKFKNRIDRVGIELPTIEVRFENINIEAEAFVGTNALPSFLNFITSIFEGLLINMGILSSRMKKLTILKDVSGMIKPGRMTLLLGPPSSGKTTLLLALAGKLDPALQFSGSVTYNGHTMKEFVPQRTAAYISQFDLHLGEMTVRETLAFSARCQGVGTRYDMLSELSRREKQANIKPDPDIDVFMKAIATEGEEANVITDYIMKILGLDICADILVGNEMLRGISGGQRKRVTTGEMLVGPARALFMDEISTGLDSSTTFQIVNSLRQTVHILNGTALISLLQPAPETYDLFDDIILLSDSVIVYQGPREHVVSFFESMGFKCPERKGVADFLQEVTSRKDQMQYWARKDQPYRFITANEFAEAFQSFHVGMKLGEELGTPFDKKKSHPAALTTKKYGVGKWELLKACIAREFLLMRRNSFVYIFKCIQLTIVSCITMTLFLRTEMDRDSVQGGRIYMGALFFGMIFIMFNGMPELSMTITKLPVFYKQRDLLFFPPWAYALPSWILKIPMTFIEVSVWVFITYYVIGYDPNVERFFRQYLLLVLINQMASSLFRFIASAARNMIVANTFGTFALLVLFALSGFVLARDKIRGWWIWGYWISPLMYGQNALMVNEFLGHQWSRVPPGSNESIGLQVLKSRSFFHESYWYWLGVGALVIFVVLLNVFFTLALTFLKPFEKNRAVISEKPQSNDQANGVGGSIQLTDHENSSSHVNRSEIQDDIQRSASSSKSFSLSDATLRTNGKKKRGMVLPFEPHSLTFEDIYYSVDMPQEMKEQGITEDDRLVLLKGISGAFRPGVLTALMGVSGAGKTTLMDVLAGRKTGGYIEGNITVSGFPKKQETFARVSGYCEQNDIHSPHVTVYESLLYSAWLRLSNDIDAETRKMFIEEVMELVELDSLRHALVGLPGVNGLSTEQRKRLTIAVELVANPSIIFMDEPTSGLDARAAAIVMRTVRNTVDTGRTVVCTIHQPSIDIFEAFDELFLMKRGGQEIYVGPLGHHSKYLIRYFEGIQGVSKIKDGYNPATWMLEVTASAQELSLGVDFADIYKNSDLYRRNKALIEDLSKPAPGAKELYFPTQYSQSFLTQCTACLWKQHWSYWRNPPYTAVRFLFTTVIALMFGTLFWDLGSKTEKVQDLSNAMGSMYAAVLFIGIQNSSSVQPVVSVERTVFYRERAAGMYSAMPYAIAQVLVEIPYIFVQASVYGIIVYSMIGFEWTAAKFFWYLFFMLFTLLYFTYYGMMAVAVTPNHHIAAIVSSAFYGLWNVFSGFIIPRPSIPVWWRWYYWICPVSWTLYGLFVSQFGDINELLEDGNNETVKQYLRNNYGFRHDYLGLVAAVIMSFAVLFGTIFAVAIKMFNFQRR from the exons ATGGAGACCGGAGATATTCTTAAAGCGAGTAACAGTTTACGGGGAAGTTTACGAGCAGGAAGTTTGAGATCAGGAAGCTCTTCCGTATGGAGAAACAGTGCGGTGGACGTGTTTTCAAGGTCTTCTCGAGAAGAGGATGATGAAGAAGCTTTGAAGTGGGCTGCTATTGAGAGACTACCAACTGTTGCTCGTCTCAGGAAAGGTATATTGACTAGCTCTCAAGGTGGTGCCAATGAAATTGATATTGCTAACCTTGGATGGCAAGAAAGGAGGACTATACTTGAGAGGTTGGTTAAAGTTGCTGACGAAGATAATGAAAGGTTCTTGTGGAAGTTCAAGAACCGTATAGATAG GGTTGGCATCGAGCTTCCCACAATCGAAGtcagatttgaaaatataaatattgaagctGAAGCTTTTGTAGGAACCAATGCTTTGCCTTCATTCCTTAATTTCATTACTAGCATATTTGAG GGCTTGTTGATAAATATGGGTATTCTTTCTAGTAGAATGAAAAAGCTGACCATCCTCAAAGATGTCAGTGGTATGATTAAACCTGGCAG GATGACATTGCTTTTGGGTCCTCCAAGTTCCGGAAAAACCACTCTCTTGTTGGCTCTGGCTGGGAAGCTTGATCCTGCTCTCCAA TTTTCGGGGTCTGTGACATACAATGGGCATACCATGAAGGAGTTCGTGCCTCAGAGAACTGCTGCCTATATCAGTCAATTTGATCTTCACCTAGGAGAAATGACCGTGAGAGAAACTTTGGCCTTTTCTGCAAGATGCCAAGGGGTTGGAACCCGATATG atATGTTGTCAGAGTTGTCAAGAAGAGAGAAACAAGCAAACATTAAACCTGATCCTGATATTGATGTCTTCATGAAG GCAATAGCAACAGAAGGGGAGGAAGCAAATGTAATCACTGATTATATTATGAAG ATTTTAGGACTGGATATATGTGCAGACATTTTGGTAGGAAATGAAATGTTGAGGGGTATATCTGGAGGACAAAGGAAGCGTGTCACAACAG GTGAAATGCTGGTAGGACCAGCCAGGGCACTGTTTATGGATGAGATATCTACTGGTCTGGACAGCTCTACAACATTCCAAATTGTGAACTCCCTTAGGCAAACTGTTCATATTCTTAATGGAACTGCACTCATCTCCCTTCTACAGCCAGCTCCAGAGACTTACGATCTTTTTGATGACATTATTCTCCTTTCTGATAGCGTGATAGTATATCAGGGTCCTCGTGAACACGTGGTGAGCTTTTTCGAATCTATGGGCTTTAAGTGCCCTGAGAGAAAAGGTGTGGCTGATTTCTTGCAAGAG GTTACTTCAAGGAAAGATCAAATGCAGTATTGGGCACGTAAAGATCAACCTTACAGGTTTATCACGGCTAATGAATTTGCTGAGGCATTCCAATCATTCCATGTGGGAATGAAACTTGGGGAGGAACTTGGAACtccatttgataaaaaaaagagcCACCCAGCTGCTTTGACAACCAAAAAATATGGTGTTGGGAAATGGGAGTTGCTAAAAGCTTGCATTGCAAGGGAATTTCTGTTAATGAGGAGAAACTCTTTCGTGTACATCTTCAAGTGTATACAA CTCACAATAGTGTCCTGTATTACCATGACACTCTTTTTGAGGACTGAGATGGATCGAGATTCAGTTCAAGGAGGAAGGATCTATATGGGGGCCTTGTTTTTTGGTATGATTTTTATCATGTTCAATGGAATGCCTGAGCTTTCTATGACCATTACTAAGCTCCCTGTCTTTTACAAGCAAAGAGACCTCCTATTCTTTCCTCCGTGGGCCTATGCTTTACCGTCATGGATTCTGAAGATACCTATGACATTTATAGAAGTTTCTGTGTGGGTATTCATTACTTACTACGTTATCGGATATGATCCGAATGTTGAAAg GTTCTTTAGACAGTACCTCCTCCTTGTTCTCATTAACCAGATGGCTTCCTCATTATTTCGGTTCATTGCATCAGCCGCTAGAAACATGATTGTTGCCAACACTTTTGGGACATTTGCTTTACTTGTACTTTTTGCATTAAGTGGCTTTGTCCTGGCACGAG ACAAAATAAGGGGTTGGTGGATATGGGGTTACTGGATTTCGCCTTTGATGTATGGGCAAAATGCGCTGATGGTTAATGAGTTCCTCGGGCACCAGTGGAGTCGA GTTCCTCCGGGCTCAAATGAATCGATAGGACTTCAAGTTTTAAAGTCTAGAAGTTTCTTCCATGAATCATATTGGTATTGGCTCGGAGTAGGGGCGTTGGTTATATTTGTAGTATTGCTCAACGTTTTCTTTACTCTGGCTCTTACCTTTCTAAAGC CCTTTGAGAAGAATCGAGCTGTAATATCTGAAAAACCCCAAAGCAATGATCAAGCCAATGGTGTTGGTGGAAGCATTCAGTTAACAGACCATGAAAATAGCTCAAGTCATGTAAATAGATCAG AGATCCAAGATGACATTCAAAGAAGCGCCTCCTCATCCAAGTCCTTTTCTTTGTCTGACGCAACTCTTAGGACCAAtggcaaaaagaaaaggggaatgGTTCTTCCATTTGAGCCGCACTCTCTCACTTTTGAAGACATTTACTATTCTGTTGATATGCCACAG GAAATGAAAGAACAAGGTATCACTGAAGATGATAGATTGGTGCTATTGAAGGGTATTAGTGGTGCATTCAGACCTGGTGTTCTCACAGCTCTAATGGGTGTTAGTGGTGCTGGTAAAACCACTCTAATGGATGTGCTTGCTGGAAGAAAAACTGGTGGTTATATCGAGGGGAACATTACAGTTTCAGGTTTCCCCAAGAAGCAAGAAACTTTTGCTCGAGTATCTGGATATTGTGAACAAAATGACATTCATTCTCCTCATGTCACTGTGTATGAATCTTTGCTTTATTCCGCTTGGCTACGATTATCCAATGACATTGATGCTGAAACCAGAAAG ATGTTCATAGAAGAAGTCATGGAGCTTGTGGAACTGGATTCGTTAAGGCATGCCCTAGTTGGTTTACCCGGTGTAAACGGTTTATCAACAGAGCAGCGAAAGAGGCTTACGATTGCAGTTGAGCTTGTGGCAAACCCTTCTATCATTTTCATGGATGAGCCAACTTCAGGGCTTGATGCAAGGGCTGCTGCAATTGTTATGAGAACAGTTAGGAATACAGTGGACACTGGAAGAACAGTTGTGTGTACCATCCATCAACCAAGTATTGACATATTTGAAGCGTTTGACGAG CTATTCCTTATGAAACGTGGAGGACAGGAGATCTATGTGGGGCCATTAGGACACCATTCTAAATATCTTATCAGATACTTTGAG GGAATTCAAGGTGTCAGCAAAATCAAAGATGGATACAATCCCGCAACTTGGATGTTGGAAGTTACCGCATCAGCGCAAGAGTTATCTTTAGGTGTTGATTTTGCTGATATCTATAAAAACTCAGACCTATACAG GAGAAACAAAGCTCTTATTGAAGATTTAAGCAAACCTGCTCCCGGTGCAAAGGAACTTTATTTCCCAACACAGTATTCTCAATCATTCTTGACGCAGTGCACAGCTTGTTTATGGAAGCAACACTGGTCATATTGGCGCAACCCACCGTATACTGCCGTAAGATTTCTCTTTACAACCGTCATAGCATTGATGTTTGGGACGCTGTTCTGGGACCTTGGGTCAAAAAC GGAAAAAGTACAAGATCTGTCCAATGCAATGGGTTCAATGTATGCGGCTGTTCTTTTCATCGGTATCCAGAACTCTTCATCTGTGCAGCCTGTTGTGTCAGTCGAAAGAACAGTCTTTTATAGAGAAAGAGCTGCTGGAATGTATTCTGCCATGCCATATGCCATTGCACAG GTCTTAGTAGAGATAccttatatttttgttcaagcTTCTGTGTATGGCATTATAGTGTATTCTATGATTGGATTCGAATGGACCGCTGCTAAGTTCTTTTGGTATCTCTTCTTCATGCTCTTCACCTTACTTTACTTCACCTACTATGGCATGATGGCTGTTGCTGTCACACCAAATCACCACATTGCAGCCATAGTATCCTCAGCATTCTATGGACTATGGAATGTCTTCTCGGGTTTCATCATCCCACGACCT AGTATACCAGTATGGTGGAGATGGTACTATTGGATTTGTCCAGTATCTTGGACCTTGTATGGATTGTTTGTTTCACAATTTGGAGATATAAACGAACTGCTTGAAGATGGCAACAATGAGACGGTGAAGCAGTACTTGAGAAATAATTATGGTTTCAGGCATGATTACCTGGGATTAGTTGCTGCTGTGATTATGAGTTTCGCAGTTCTCTTTGGAACAATCTTTGCTGTGGCCATAAAGATGTTCAATTTCCAGAGAcgatag